A portion of the Parasedimentitalea marina genome contains these proteins:
- the rpsJ gene encoding 30S ribosomal protein S10: protein MQSQNIRIRLKAFDYRVLDSSTQEIVNTAKRTGASVRGPIPLPNKIEKFTVLRGPHVDKKSRDQFEIRTHKRLLDIIDPTPQTVDALMKLDLAAGVDVEIKLQS, encoded by the coding sequence ATGCAAAGCCAAAATATCCGTATTCGGCTCAAGGCATTTGACTATCGCGTTCTGGATTCCAGCACGCAAGAGATCGTCAATACTGCCAAGCGGACCGGCGCCTCAGTCCGTGGCCCGATCCCACTGCCGAACAAGATTGAGAAGTTCACCGTTCTGCGTGGACCTCACGTTGATAAAAAGTCCCGCGACCAGTTTGAGATCCGTACTCACAAGCGTCTGCTCGACATCATTGATCCGACCCCCCAGACCGTTGACGCGCTGATGAAGCTCGACCTCGCTGCTGGTGTGGACGTCGAAATCAAGCTTCAGTCATAA
- the rplV gene encoding 50S ribosomal protein L22, with translation MGKEKNPRRVADNEAMAKLRMLRTSPQKLNLVAGLIRGKKVDRALTDLTFSNKRVAQDVKKCLQSAIANAENNHNLDVDELIVAEAYVGKNMTLKRGRPRARGRFGKILKPFAEITILVRQVEEQS, from the coding sequence ATGGGTAAGGAAAAGAATCCACGCCGCGTGGCAGACAACGAAGCAATGGCAAAACTGCGCATGCTTCGTACCAGCCCTCAGAAACTGAACCTGGTTGCTGGTCTGATCCGTGGCAAGAAAGTTGATCGCGCACTGACCGATCTGACTTTCTCGAACAAGCGCGTAGCACAGGACGTGAAAAAATGTCTTCAGTCGGCAATTGCCAATGCTGAAAACAACCACAACCTGGACGTGGACGAGCTGATCGTCGCCGAAGCCTATGTGGGCAAAAACATGACTCTGAAGCGCGGTCGCCCGCGTGCTCGTGGTCGTTTTGGCAAGATCTTGAAGCCGTTTGCTGAGATCACCATTCTGGTGCGTCAAGTTGAGGAGCAGTCCTAA
- the parC gene encoding DNA topoisomerase IV subunit A, with the protein MTELVDNSDLPSAPDGEEILEPLRRAIGERYLTYALSTIMHRALPDARDGLKPVHRRILYAMSRLRLTSTGGFLKSAKISGDTMGDFHPHGDAAIYDAMARLAQDFNVRYPLVDGQGNFGNIDGDNPAASRYTEARMTFVAEAMLEGLAENAVDFRDNYDGRLTEPAVLPATFPNILANGAAGIAVGMATNIPPHNIAELIDACLHLIKTPDARDDTLLGYVPGPDFPTGGIIVEPPENIAQAYRTGRGSFRLRCKYEVEDLGRGQWQIVVTEIPYQVQKSKLIEKVAELIQTKKVPILGDIRDESAEDIRVVLEPRSKNVDPEMLMNMMYRNSDFEVRFSMNMNVLIDGVTPKVCSMKEVLRAFLDHRREVLQRRSQHRMEKIDHRLEVLAGFIIAFLNLDRVIEIIRYDDDPKAALMREDWDRDHPRALTEAEFVSPAKGPGELTEVQAEAILNMRLRSLRRLEEMELVRERDELREERAGLVALLASEDLQWDTISGQLKETKKKFGKTYAGGARRTQFAEAGEVEEVPLEAMIDREPITVVCSQMGWIRAMTGHIDLTRELKFKDGDGPRFVFHAETTDRLLAFGSNGRFYTISAANLPGGRGMGEPLRLMVDLPNEVEIVDLFIHQPEGKLLVASTAGNGFVCAEKEIVAQTRSGKQVLNVKGDDRAKICVPVVGDHVAVVSENGKFLVFSVEEMPDLTRGKGVRLQKYQMARGKQGALELDGGLSDITTFNWDDGLTWEMGGGKTRHEQDLSQWLGKRAGVGKRPPYGFPRSYKFD; encoded by the coding sequence ATGACCGAACTGGTAGACAACTCCGACTTGCCCTCCGCTCCTGATGGAGAAGAGATCCTGGAACCGCTGCGCCGCGCGATTGGCGAGCGGTATCTGACCTATGCGCTGAGCACGATTATGCACCGGGCCCTGCCGGATGCGCGTGATGGGTTAAAGCCGGTGCACCGGCGAATCCTCTATGCGATGAGCCGCCTGCGGCTGACGTCGACCGGTGGGTTTCTGAAGTCGGCCAAGATTTCAGGCGATACGATGGGGGATTTTCACCCCCATGGCGACGCCGCGATCTATGACGCGATGGCACGCTTGGCGCAGGACTTTAACGTGCGCTACCCGCTGGTCGACGGTCAGGGTAACTTTGGCAACATCGATGGCGATAACCCGGCGGCCTCGCGCTACACCGAAGCCCGGATGACTTTCGTTGCCGAGGCGATGCTGGAAGGTCTGGCCGAGAACGCGGTTGATTTTCGCGACAACTATGACGGCCGTCTGACCGAACCTGCGGTGCTGCCGGCCACATTCCCAAATATTCTGGCCAATGGCGCTGCGGGGATTGCAGTGGGGATGGCCACCAATATCCCGCCCCATAACATTGCCGAGCTGATCGACGCCTGCCTGCATCTGATCAAGACACCGGATGCCCGCGACGATACTTTGCTGGGCTATGTGCCGGGGCCTGACTTTCCGACTGGCGGCATCATTGTTGAACCGCCCGAGAATATCGCCCAGGCTTACCGGACCGGTCGCGGCTCGTTCCGGTTGCGCTGTAAGTATGAGGTCGAAGACCTGGGTCGGGGGCAGTGGCAGATTGTGGTCACCGAGATCCCGTATCAGGTGCAGAAATCCAAGCTGATCGAGAAAGTCGCCGAGCTGATCCAGACCAAGAAGGTTCCTATACTGGGTGATATCCGGGACGAATCTGCCGAAGATATCCGGGTGGTGCTGGAGCCGCGCTCTAAGAACGTCGACCCCGAGATGCTGATGAACATGATGTACCGCAACTCGGATTTCGAGGTGCGGTTCTCGATGAACATGAATGTGCTGATTGATGGGGTCACCCCCAAGGTCTGCTCGATGAAAGAGGTGCTGCGCGCCTTTCTGGATCACCGCCGTGAGGTACTGCAACGCCGCTCGCAACACCGGATGGAAAAGATCGATCACCGGCTGGAGGTTCTGGCCGGCTTTATCATTGCCTTCCTCAATCTGGACCGGGTGATTGAAATCATCCGCTACGATGACGACCCCAAGGCAGCGCTGATGCGCGAAGACTGGGATCGCGATCACCCGCGCGCACTGACCGAGGCAGAGTTTGTCTCGCCGGCCAAGGGACCGGGCGAGTTGACCGAGGTGCAGGCCGAGGCGATTCTGAACATGCGGCTGCGGTCTTTGCGCCGTTTGGAAGAAATGGAACTGGTCCGGGAGCGCGATGAGCTGCGCGAAGAACGCGCTGGGCTGGTGGCTTTGCTGGCGTCAGAAGATCTGCAGTGGGACACCATTTCAGGCCAGCTGAAAGAGACTAAGAAAAAATTCGGCAAGACTTATGCAGGCGGTGCCCGCAGGACTCAATTTGCCGAGGCCGGTGAGGTCGAAGAGGTGCCGCTGGAGGCGATGATCGACCGTGAACCTATCACTGTGGTGTGCAGCCAGATGGGTTGGATTCGGGCGATGACTGGTCATATCGATCTGACCCGCGAGCTAAAGTTCAAAGATGGTGACGGGCCGCGGTTTGTCTTCCACGCCGAAACCACAGACCGTCTACTGGCCTTTGGCAGCAATGGCCGTTTCTATACGATCAGCGCCGCCAACCTGCCCGGTGGGCGTGGCATGGGCGAACCGCTGCGGCTGATGGTGGACCTGCCCAACGAAGTTGAAATCGTTGATCTGTTCATTCACCAGCCCGAGGGCAAACTGCTGGTGGCCTCGACGGCTGGCAATGGTTTTGTCTGTGCCGAAAAAGAGATCGTGGCCCAGACCCGCAGTGGCAAACAGGTATTGAATGTCAAGGGCGACGACCGCGCCAAGATCTGTGTGCCGGTGGTTGGGGACCACGTTGCCGTGGTCTCGGAAAACGGCAAGTTCCTGGTCTTCTCGGTCGAAGAAATGCCCGACCTGACGCGCGGCAAGGGCGTGCGATTGCAGAAGTACCAGATGGCGCGCGGCAAGCAGGGCGCGCTAGAGCTGGACGGCGGCCTGAGTGATATCACCACATTCAACTGGGATGACGGCCTGACCTGGGAGATGGGCGGTGGCAAAACCCGCCATGAACAGGACCTAAGTCAATGGCTGGGCAAGCGTGCCGGGGTTGGCAAACGTCCACCCTATGGCTTCCCGCGCAGCTATAAATTTGACTGA
- a CDS encoding 50S ribosomal protein L23, whose translation MSAKAEHYDVIRKPIITEKATMASENGAVVFEVAIDSNKPTIKAAVEALFGVKVKAVNTSITKGKVKRFRGGLGRRKDVKKAYVTLEEGNTIDVSTGL comes from the coding sequence ATGAGCGCTAAAGCAGAACACTACGACGTAATCCGTAAGCCGATCATCACTGAAAAAGCCACCATGGCGTCCGAAAATGGCGCGGTTGTTTTTGAAGTTGCGATCGACAGCAACAAACCCACCATCAAAGCCGCTGTTGAGGCGCTGTTTGGTGTGAAGGTTAAGGCTGTGAACACAAGCATCACTAAAGGTAAAGTGAAGCGGTTCCGCGGTGGCTTGGGCCGTCGCAAGGACGTCAAAAAGGCCTATGTGACCCTCGAAGAGGGTAACACAATCGACGTGTCCACCGGACTGTAA
- the rpsS gene encoding 30S ribosomal protein S19 translates to MSRSVWKGPFVDAYVLKKAEAARESGRKEVIKIWSRRSTILPQFVGLTFGVYNGRKHIPVNVSEDMIGQKFGEYSPTRTYHGHAADKKAKRK, encoded by the coding sequence ATGTCTCGCTCTGTATGGAAAGGCCCTTTTGTTGACGCTTATGTTCTCAAGAAGGCTGAAGCTGCTCGTGAATCGGGCCGCAAAGAAGTGATCAAGATTTGGTCGCGCCGTTCCACCATTCTGCCCCAGTTCGTGGGTCTGACCTTTGGTGTTTACAACGGTCGCAAGCATATTCCTGTCAACGTCTCAGAAGACATGATCGGTCAGAAGTTTGGTGAATATTCGCCAACTCGTACTTATCACGGTCACGCTGCTGACAAAAAAGCGAAGCGGAAATAA
- the rplD gene encoding 50S ribosomal protein L4: MKLDVINLDGSTAGNIELDAELFGLEARADILHRVVRWQRNNAQAGTHKVKTRSEVNYSTKKIYRQKGTGGARHGARSAPIFRGGGVYKGPVVRSHGHELTKKFRKLGLRHALSAKAAAGELVVIENADTEGKTAALAKQVANLGWKRALVIDGASVNEGFLKAAKNIEGLDILPSMGANVYDILKRDTLVITKAGIEALEARLK, translated from the coding sequence ATGAAACTTGATGTAATCAATCTGGACGGCAGCACTGCCGGCAACATCGAGCTGGATGCCGAACTGTTCGGTCTCGAAGCACGTGCGGACATCCTGCACCGTGTGGTCCGCTGGCAGCGTAACAACGCACAGGCCGGTACCCACAAGGTAAAGACCCGTTCGGAAGTGAACTACTCGACCAAGAAGATCTATCGTCAGAAAGGGACCGGCGGCGCACGTCACGGTGCTCGCTCTGCTCCGATCTTCCGCGGTGGTGGTGTTTACAAAGGTCCGGTCGTCCGTTCGCACGGTCACGAGCTGACTAAAAAGTTCCGCAAGCTGGGTCTGCGCCACGCACTGTCTGCCAAGGCTGCTGCTGGTGAGCTGGTTGTAATCGAGAACGCCGACACCGAGGGCAAGACTGCCGCTCTGGCCAAACAGGTTGCAAACCTGGGCTGGAAACGCGCTCTGGTCATCGATGGCGCTTCGGTTAACGAAGGCTTCCTGAAGGCCGCCAAAAACATCGAAGGTCTGGATATCCTGCCGTCGATGGGCGCAAACGTCTATGATATCCTCAAGCGTGACACCCTGGTGATCACCAAAGCAGGTATCGAAGCATTGGAGGCTCGCCTGAAATGA
- the tuf gene encoding elongation factor Tu has protein sequence MAKEKFERNKPHVNIGTIGHVDHGKTTLTAAITKYFGDFQAYDQIDGAPEEKARGITISTAHVEYETETRHYAHVDCPGHADYVKNMITGAAQMDGAILVVNAADGPMPQTREHILLGRQVGIPYMVVYMNKVDQVDDEELLELVEMEIRELLSSYEYPGDDIPVIPGSALAAMEGRDNAIGEDSIKALMAAVDEYIPTPERAVDQPFLMPVEDVFSISGRGTVVTGRIERGVINVGDEIEIVGIRDTKKTTCTGVEMFRKLLDRGEAGDNVGALLRGVDRDGVERGQVLCAPKSVNPHTKFEAEAYILNKEEGGRHTPFFANYRPQFYFRTTDVTGTVVLPEGTEMVMPGDNLKFNVELIAPIAMETGLRFAIREGGRTVGAGVVSKIVE, from the coding sequence ATGGCTAAGGAAAAGTTCGAACGTAACAAACCACACGTCAACATCGGCACCATCGGCCACGTTGACCACGGCAAAACCACGCTGACCGCAGCGATCACCAAGTACTTTGGTGACTTCCAGGCCTACGACCAGATCGATGGCGCTCCGGAAGAAAAAGCCCGTGGTATCACCATCTCGACAGCACACGTTGAGTATGAAACCGAGACCCGTCACTATGCTCACGTTGACTGCCCCGGCCACGCCGACTACGTCAAAAACATGATCACTGGTGCGGCTCAGATGGATGGCGCCATCCTGGTTGTGAACGCAGCCGACGGCCCAATGCCGCAGACTCGTGAGCACATCCTGCTGGGTCGCCAGGTTGGCATCCCCTACATGGTTGTCTACATGAACAAAGTTGACCAGGTTGACGACGAAGAGCTGCTGGAACTGGTGGAAATGGAAATCCGCGAGCTGCTGTCTTCGTATGAATACCCTGGCGACGACATTCCTGTGATCCCTGGTTCGGCTCTGGCCGCCATGGAAGGTCGCGACAACGCAATCGGCGAAGATTCGATCAAAGCGCTGATGGCTGCTGTGGACGAGTACATCCCAACACCAGAGCGCGCTGTTGACCAGCCGTTCCTGATGCCTGTGGAAGACGTGTTCTCGATTTCCGGTCGTGGTACAGTTGTGACCGGCCGTATCGAGCGTGGCGTGATCAACGTTGGCGACGAAATTGAAATCGTTGGCATCCGCGACACCAAGAAAACCACCTGTACCGGTGTTGAAATGTTCCGCAAGCTGCTGGATCGTGGTGAGGCTGGCGACAACGTTGGCGCATTGCTGCGTGGTGTTGACCGTGACGGTGTTGAGCGCGGCCAGGTTCTGTGTGCACCTAAGTCGGTGAACCCACACACTAAGTTCGAAGCAGAGGCCTATATCCTGAACAAGGAAGAAGGCGGTCGTCACACACCATTCTTCGCCAACTACCGTCCTCAGTTCTACTTCCGGACCACAGACGTCACCGGTACCGTTGTTCTGCCCGAAGGCACAGAAATGGTCATGCCAGGCGACAACCTGAAGTTCAACGTTGAGCTGATCGCACCCATCGCGATGGAAACCGGCCTCCGCTTCGCGATCCGCGAAGGCGGCCGCACCGTCGGCGCTGGTGTTGTGTCCAAAATCGTCGAGTAA
- the rpsC gene encoding 30S ribosomal protein S3: protein MGNKVNPIGMRLQVNRTWDSRWYADTKDFGDLLLEDIKIRAFINEECKQAGISRVIIERPHKKCRVTIHTARPGVIIGKKGADIETLRKKIATMTDSELHLNIVEVRKPELDAALVGESIAQQLERRVSFRRAMKRAVQNAMRMGALGIRVNLAGRLGGAEIARTEWYREGRVPLHTLRADIDYAHVEAKTAYGIIGIKTWIFKGEIMEHDPQARDRKAQELQDGPAPRGAGGRR from the coding sequence ATGGGTAATAAAGTCAATCCAATTGGCATGCGCCTCCAGGTCAACCGTACCTGGGACAGCCGCTGGTATGCTGACACCAAGGATTTCGGTGACCTTCTTCTGGAAGACATCAAGATCCGCGCCTTCATCAACGAAGAGTGTAAGCAAGCCGGTATCTCTCGTGTGATCATCGAACGTCCGCACAAAAAGTGCCGCGTTACGATCCACACAGCACGTCCTGGCGTCATCATCGGCAAAAAAGGTGCAGACATCGAAACTCTGCGCAAGAAAATTGCAACGATGACCGATAGCGAACTGCACCTGAACATCGTTGAGGTTCGTAAGCCCGAGCTCGACGCTGCTCTGGTTGGTGAGTCGATCGCACAGCAGCTGGAACGCCGGGTTTCTTTCCGTCGCGCCATGAAGCGTGCGGTTCAGAACGCGATGCGCATGGGCGCCCTGGGTATCCGGGTCAACCTTGCTGGTCGTTTGGGTGGTGCTGAAATCGCGCGTACCGAATGGTACCGTGAGGGCCGTGTGCCTTTGCACACACTGCGTGCCGACATCGATTACGCACACGTCGAAGCAAAGACTGCTTATGGTATCATCGGGATCAAGACTTGGATCTTCAAAGGTGAAATCATGGAGCACGATCCGCAGGCACGTGACCGTAAAGCACAGGAACTCCAGGACGGCCCAGCACCTCGCGGTGCAGGCGGTCGTCGATAA
- a CDS encoding SH3 domain-containing protein — MSRFVMVSFLFMGWAFYEVSGGADFEPPQRPDTVEIAKAPLVSTYQVTAASLVTKPVIQPILQPVDQPLRTDASRPERPRADPELRSRVALAQIATLGESSFDYGLTETSPPTGDASVQLASLSGGLTSLTGSEIISDAAVAPILPLEPVIDLRHVTASRVNMREGPGTLYPVVNKLSRNAAVEVLDDSGTGWLRLRVVDDAQIGWIAASLISQKRP, encoded by the coding sequence ATGTCGCGCTTTGTGATGGTTTCGTTTTTGTTCATGGGTTGGGCGTTCTACGAGGTGAGCGGTGGAGCCGATTTTGAGCCACCGCAGCGGCCCGACACCGTTGAAATTGCCAAGGCGCCGCTTGTTAGCACGTATCAGGTGACAGCCGCGTCGCTGGTCACCAAACCTGTCATCCAGCCGATACTACAGCCTGTCGATCAACCGCTCAGAACCGATGCGTCCCGACCCGAACGACCAAGGGCAGACCCCGAGCTGCGATCCAGGGTTGCGCTGGCACAGATTGCCACCCTCGGTGAGTCCTCATTTGACTATGGCCTGACTGAGACCTCGCCCCCAACTGGCGACGCCTCGGTGCAATTGGCCTCGCTGTCAGGCGGATTGACCTCACTGACAGGGAGCGAGATTATTTCAGATGCGGCGGTCGCGCCAATTCTCCCCCTGGAGCCAGTCATTGATCTGCGTCACGTCACCGCCAGCCGCGTTAATATGCGAGAGGGACCTGGCACGCTTTATCCTGTCGTAAATAAACTCAGCCGCAATGCCGCGGTCGAGGTTTTAGATGACAGCGGCACCGGCTGGTTGCGCCTGCGGGTGGTTGACGATGCGCAAATCGGTTGGATTGCTGCTTCCCTGATCAGCCAGAAACGCCCATAA
- the rplB gene encoding 50S ribosomal protein L2, with product MALKSYKPTTPGQRGLVLIDRSELWKGRPVKSLTEGLTKSGGRNNTGRITSRRRGGGAKRLYRIVDFKRNKFDVAATVERIEYDPNRTAFIALIKYEDGEQNYILAPQRLAVGDKVIASAKADIKPGNTMPFSGMPIGTIIHNIEMKPGKGGQIARAAGTYAQFVGRDGGYAQIRLSSGELRLVRQECLATVGAVSNPDNSNQNFGKAGRMRHKGVRPSVRGVVMNPVDHPHGGGEGRTSGGRHPVTPWGKPTKGARTRNKNKASSKLIIRSRHAKKKGR from the coding sequence ATGGCACTCAAGTCGTATAAACCGACGACGCCGGGCCAGCGTGGGCTGGTTCTGATCGACCGTTCGGAGCTTTGGAAAGGACGTCCCGTCAAGTCTCTCACTGAGGGTTTGACGAAATCGGGCGGCCGGAACAACACCGGACGGATTACCTCGCGCCGCCGTGGTGGCGGGGCAAAGCGCCTCTACCGGATCGTTGACTTTAAGCGTAACAAATTTGATGTTGCGGCGACCGTCGAGCGGATCGAATATGACCCGAACCGGACCGCATTCATCGCGCTGATCAAATACGAAGATGGCGAACAGAACTATATCCTGGCTCCACAGCGTCTTGCTGTTGGTGACAAGGTTATCGCCTCTGCTAAGGCCGACATCAAGCCGGGCAACACAATGCCGTTTTCGGGCATGCCAATCGGTACCATCATTCACAACATCGAAATGAAGCCAGGCAAAGGCGGCCAGATCGCCCGTGCAGCTGGTACATATGCTCAGTTCGTTGGTCGTGACGGTGGCTACGCGCAGATCCGTTTGTCTTCGGGCGAACTGCGTCTGGTGCGTCAGGAATGTCTGGCAACAGTTGGTGCGGTGTCGAACCCCGACAACTCGAACCAGAACTTTGGTAAAGCTGGCCGTATGCGTCACAAGGGCGTTCGTCCCTCTGTGCGTGGTGTGGTCATGAACCCGGTCGACCACCCACACGGTGGTGGTGAAGGCCGGACCTCGGGTGGTCGTCACCCGGTGACCCCTTGGGGTAAGCCGACCAAAGGTGCACGGACCCGTAACAAGAACAAAGCGTCAAGCAAGCTGATCATCCGCTCGCGTCACGCCAAGAAGAAGGGACGCTAA
- the rplP gene encoding 50S ribosomal protein L16: protein MLQPKRTKFRKMHKGRIKGETKGGSDLNFGTYGLKALQPERVTARQIEAARRAMTRHMKRQGRVWIRIFPDTPVTSKPTEVRMGKGKGSVDFWAAKVKPGRVLFEIDGVDDDIAREALRLAAMKLPIKTRVVLREDW, encoded by the coding sequence ATGCTTCAACCAAAGCGTACTAAATTCCGCAAGATGCACAAAGGCCGGATCAAGGGTGAAACCAAAGGTGGATCCGATCTGAACTTTGGCACTTACGGTCTGAAAGCACTCCAGCCTGAGCGTGTGACTGCGCGTCAAATCGAAGCGGCTCGCCGCGCGATGACACGTCACATGAAGCGTCAGGGCCGTGTCTGGATCCGGATCTTCCCGGATACACCAGTTACTTCCAAGCCTACCGAAGTCCGTATGGGTAAAGGTAAAGGTTCGGTGGATTTCTGGGCAGCCAAGGTCAAGCCTGGCCGCGTGTTGTTCGAGATTGATGGCGTCGATGACGACATCGCCCGCGAGGCCCTGCGCCTGGCTGCGATGAAGCTGCCAATCAAGACACGTGTTGTGCTGCGCGAAGACTGGTAA
- the rplC gene encoding 50S ribosomal protein L3 — MRSGIIAKKVGMTRLFMEDGKQIPVTVLQLENLQVVAQRTDEKDGYTAVQLGAGAAKAKRTSQAMRGHFAAAKVEPKRKVAEFRVSADALIEVGAEISAEHYLTGQKVDVSGTSIGKGFQGAMKRWNFGGLRATHGVSISHRSHGSTGQCQDPGKVFKGKKMAGHMGAARVTTQNLEVVKTDADRGLVFIKGAVPGSKGGWVTVKDAVKKKAPEGLPFPAGLKSAAAEAPAETVSAEGGEA; from the coding sequence ATGCGCTCTGGTATTATCGCTAAAAAAGTCGGCATGACCCGGCTGTTCATGGAAGACGGCAAGCAGATTCCTGTGACCGTTCTTCAACTGGAAAACCTGCAGGTTGTTGCGCAGCGTACAGACGAGAAGGACGGCTATACTGCTGTTCAGCTTGGTGCTGGTGCTGCTAAGGCAAAACGTACGTCTCAGGCTATGCGCGGTCACTTCGCCGCTGCAAAGGTTGAGCCTAAGCGTAAAGTTGCAGAATTCCGCGTTTCCGCTGATGCCCTGATCGAAGTCGGTGCCGAAATCTCGGCCGAGCACTATCTGACAGGTCAAAAAGTTGACGTTTCCGGTACCTCGATTGGTAAAGGTTTCCAGGGTGCTATGAAGCGCTGGAACTTTGGTGGTCTGCGGGCAACGCACGGTGTGTCTATCTCACACCGTTCGCACGGTTCCACAGGTCAGTGTCAGGATCCCGGTAAGGTTTTCAAAGGCAAGAAAATGGCCGGTCACATGGGTGCTGCCCGTGTAACCACTCAGAACCTGGAAGTTGTCAAAACTGACGCCGACCGTGGTCTGGTCTTCATCAAAGGCGCCGTTCCTGGCTCCAAAGGTGGTTGGGTCACTGTCAAAGACGCTGTTAAGAAGAAGGCCCCTGAGGGTCTGCCTTTCCCAGCAGGTCTGAAATCGGCAGCTGCCGAAGCTCCAGCAGAAACCGTTTCTGCGGAAGGTGGTGAAGCATGA